The Gammaproteobacteria bacterium genome contains the following window.
TCTTCACTTTTATCGATACCCCTGGTGCCTATCCTGGAGTGGGCGCTGAGGAGCGCAGTCAGAGTGAGGCCATTGCGCGTAATCTCAAAGTGATGGCAGGGCTGCGGATTCCCATTGTGTGTACGGTCATTGGTGAGGGAGGTTCTGGTGGCGCGCTCGCCATTGGTGTGGGTGACCGTTTGATAATGCTGGAATATTCCATCTATTCGGTGATCTCGCCGGAGGGTTGTGCCTCCATTCTCTGGAAGAGTGCCGAAAAGGCCTCCGATGCCGCTGAAGCCCTGGGATTGACTGCGGTACGGCTCAAGGAATTGGGATTAGTCGATCAGATCATCCCCGAACCCCTCGGAGCTGCCCATCGTAACGTGGATACCATGGCGGCCCGGATTAAACGGGTACTGATGGAAAATCTAGACCAGCTCGACCAGATATCGATAGATGACCTGTTAGAGAGCCGCTATCGTCGCATCATGGGTTTTGGGGCCTATGCCCAACGCGAAGAAAAAGTCCTAGTGATGCGTGGTCTCGCTGCCCCACCGGTTCAGAATCGTCTGCCCGTCCCCGCCAAGGATGAGAAATAAACAGGATGCGATCAGGCTGCGGCGAATAGCTAACCCAAGTTTCCACCTGCCCGTCGTTCTGGCAATCTCTGCCAGGGTGGCGGTCGTATCGTTTTTGTTCTTTGAGAGCTTGCGTGATTCACAGCTACTTATACAGTGACTGATAGTCATTCTTTCTCTGCCTTTAGTTCTTCTCCCATCTTTTACAACCTTAAGGCCCGATTAAAACTGCCATGCCCGCTCCGGTCGCCTCTCGTCTTTCCAATTTCTTATCCCCGCGCTATTGGCCTACGTGGATTGGGTTGGGCATTACGCGCTTGGTAGTGATGTTACCTCACGGAATTCGTTTGGCGCTTGGGGCCTGGCTTGGGCGGACGTTGGGCCAGTGGGTTGCGAGTCGTTATCAGACGGTGGATATTAATCTGAGGCTGTGTTTTCCGGCATTGAGTGAAGAAGAACGTTGGCAACTTGTTCGACATCACCTGGAATCCTTGGGGATGGGGATGATGGAAACTGCCATGAGTTGGTGGTTAGACGATGCAGCCTTGTGTCCCTTGGTGGAGGTAGAAGGAAAGGAACATCTACTAGCGGCATTGGAAAAGGGGCGGGGGGTTATTCTGTTCACGGGTCACTTTACCACCTTAGAAATAGCCGCCCACTTGTTAGCGATCCATGTCCCTTTTCATGCAATGTATCGTCCCTTACGTAATCCTTTGGCGGATGCCGTGGTGCTACGGGCACGTTGTCGCCGTAGCCCACGGGTATATGCCCGCGATGATATCCGCGCAATGATTCGTAGCCTTGGGGAAGGAGCGGCAGTATGGTACGCCATGGATCAGGACCAAGGTGGAGCACATTCGATTTTCTCCCCGTTCTTTGGAGTACCGGCCTCTACGATTACCACCACCAGCCGCTTGGCGCGGATTACGGGGGCGGCGGTGGTACCCTATTGGCCGGTACGCTTGCCCAATGGTCGTTATCGGATCCGCATTTTTCCTGCGTTGGGAAATTTCCCTGATGACCCATCCGACGATACGAATCGGATCAACGCTATGTTGGAAGGTTGGATACGGGAGGTCCCTGAACAATATCTGTGGGTACACCGCCGCTTTAAAACTCGCCCCCCTGGATCACCTGATCTGTACAATCAGTAAACATCAATCCTAGTTACCAACTATCCATCTTTCCTTGCATGACCTTAGCCATAGTCTTATTTCCTGCCTGGCAGCGAGATAAGGTGCTACGTCGAATATGCAAAACCGAGATTGCTCGTTTAAAGTCGTTGTTAGGAGAATAGTGCATACGTTGGCTCGTTCCCTCGTCTCATGTCATCGAGTCGGTAATAAATAACCAGTTACGGAGAATAGTTATGTCTCTGCCCGCCATTCAGCTTCCCTCTGTTGAATCCCACGTGGGAGTGGAAGATTATTTCCAACACCCTGCCAGACTCATATCAGAATCCACATATTGGCGTGATTATTATGAACAGTCTGATACCGTTTATGAATGGAATAACGGTCTCTTGGAGGAAAAGCCAGTGTCTGATTATGAAACCTGTATAATTTATAATTGGTTCATGAAATTGCTATTACTGTTTTTGCAATCGCAACCAATTGCGGCGGTTACTACTCTGGACATGGGATTCCGTCTGGATCTACCAAATAAAGTAACAGTGCGTAAACCAGATTTGGGTGTGGTGCGGAATGACAACCCGATTCCCCTGCTAGTCAAGGATAAGAGTTATCATGGGACCTTTGATTTATGCGTGGAGGCCCTGTCTGACAGTGATAAAAAACAGAAGGAGCGGGACACTGTTACGAAAAAGTCAGAATACGCAGCGGCAGGAGTCAGTGAGTATTTTATTCTGCACAATACCAAGGAACGGGCATTTTACCGGCTAAATGCAAACGGTTTTTACGTACCGATTCGTCCAACAAAGGATAATCTAATCCAATCCATGGTGCTGCCAGGATTTCAATTCCGAATCGAGGATTTGTTGAATCAACCCATCGAAGAAGAAATGATTGAAGATCCGGTATATCGGAGATTCTTATTACCTGCCTGGCAGCGAGATAGGGCGCAACGTAGGGAAGCTGAGCAACACGCACAAAC
Protein-coding sequences here:
- a CDS encoding Uma2 family endonuclease, with amino-acid sequence MSLPAIQLPSVESHVGVEDYFQHPARLISESTYWRDYYEQSDTVYEWNNGLLEEKPVSDYETCIIYNWFMKLLLLFLQSQPIAAVTTLDMGFRLDLPNKVTVRKPDLGVVRNDNPIPLLVKDKSYHGTFDLCVEALSDSDKKQKERDTVTKKSEYAAAGVSEYFILHNTKERAFYRLNANGFYVPIRPTKDNLIQSMVLPGFQFRIEDLLNQPIEEEMIEDPVYRRFLLPAWQRDRAQRREAEQHAQTEVALRREAEQRAAQTETALHREAALRREAEQRAAQTEQRAAQIETALHREAVLRREAEQYAKAEIARLKSLLGE
- the lpxL gene encoding Lipid A biosynthesis lauroyltransferase, translated to MPAPVASRLSNFLSPRYWPTWIGLGITRLVVMLPHGIRLALGAWLGRTLGQWVASRYQTVDINLRLCFPALSEEERWQLVRHHLESLGMGMMETAMSWWLDDAALCPLVEVEGKEHLLAALEKGRGVILFTGHFTTLEIAAHLLAIHVPFHAMYRPLRNPLADAVVLRARCRRSPRVYARDDIRAMIRSLGEGAAVWYAMDQDQGGAHSIFSPFFGVPASTITTTSRLARITGAAVVPYWPVRLPNGRYRIRIFPALGNFPDDPSDDTNRINAMLEGWIREVPEQYLWVHRRFKTRPPGSPDLYNQ
- the accA gene encoding acetyl-CoA carboxyltransferase subunit alpha; the protein is MNLSYLDFEQPIAELEAKIAALRVAGEDATINISEEISRLEAKCQTQTESIFSTLSAWQISQLARHPQRPYTLKYVESIFTDFEELHGDRAFADDPAIVGGVGRLEGRPVMIIGHQKGYETREKIRRNFGMPRPEGYRKALRLMEMAERFHLPIFTFIDTPGAYPGVGAEERSQSEAIARNLKVMAGLRIPIVCTVIGEGGSGGALAIGVGDRLIMLEYSIYSVISPEGCASILWKSAEKASDAAEALGLTAVRLKELGLVDQIIPEPLGAAHRNVDTMAARIKRVLMENLDQLDQISIDDLLESRYRRIMGFGAYAQREEKVLVMRGLAAPPVQNRLPVPAKDEK